A single window of Drosophila suzukii chromosome 3, CBGP_Dsuzu_IsoJpt1.0, whole genome shotgun sequence DNA harbors:
- the amon gene encoding neuroendocrine convertase 2 translates to MAAAAWSWLLAPFLLLHLASAGAGGGGAGGSGSGLTGPAVFTSSFLVRFRRGVDNGFAHEVADKYGFDNLGPLVGADGQEYHFKHRTLPHARSRRSLTHTRALKSHPAVHTAVQQPGFKRVKRGLRPAVPAIHGMKFDLKMGEANRIEEEPTDPYFPMQWYLKNTGQNGGKVRLDLNVQAAWAQGITGKNVTTAIMDDGVDYMHPDLKFNYNAEASYDFSSNDPFPYPRYTDDWFNSHGTRCAGEVAAARDNGICGVGVAYDSKIAGIRMLDQPYMTDLIEANSMGHEPHKIHIYSASWGPTDDGKTVDGPRNATMRAIVQGVNEGRNGLGNIYVWASGDGGEEDDCNCDGYAASMWTISINSAINDGQNAHYDESCSSTLASTFSNGAKDPNTGVATTDLYGKCTTTHSGTSAAAPEAAGVFALALEANPQLTWRDIQHLTVLTSKRNSLFDAKNRFHWTMNGVGLEFNHLFGFGVLDAGAMVTLSKQWHAVPPRYHCEAGELTQPQAIVMGRSLFWEIKTDACKGTDTEVNYLEHVQAVISANASRRGDLELFLTSPMGTKSMILSRRANDDDHRDGFTKWPFMTTHSWGEYPQGTWKLEARFNSPQTRHGYLLEWSLVLHGTKEAPYRTLHPSSPHSKLAIVKKAHEDKKMK, encoded by the exons ATGGCAGCAGCCGCATGGAGCTGGCTGTTGGCCCCATTCCTGCTCCTCCACTTGGCCAGTGCCGGAGCGggcggaggaggagcaggaggatcGGGATCCGGACTGACTGGCCCCGCCGTCTTCACCAGCTCCTTTCTGGTGCGCTTCCGGCGCGGAGTGGACAACGGGTTCGCCCATGAAGTGGCCGACAAGTACGGCTTCGACAACCTAGGCCCG CTGGTCGGCGCCGATGGACAGGAGTATCACTTCAAGCACAGGACCCTTCCCCACGCCCGATCCAGGCGCAGTCTGACGCACACACGGGCCCTCAAGAGCCACCCGGCG GTTCACACGGCCGTGCAACAGCCGGGATTCAAGCGGGTTAAGCGGGGTCTGCGGCCTGCGGTTCCCGCCATTCACGGCATGAAGTTCGACCTAAAAATGGGCGAGGCCAATCGGATTGAGGAGGAGCCCACCGACCCCTACTTTCCCATGCAGTGGTATCTCAAGAACACGGGTCAGAATGGCGGAAAAGTACGATTGGATCTGAATGTTCAGGCTGCCTGGGCCCAGGGAATCACCGGAAAGAATGTGACAACGGCCATCATGGATGACG GCGTGGACTACATGCATCCGGATCTGAAATTTAATTAT AACGCCGAGGCCAGTTATGACTTCAGCAGCAACGATCCCTTTCCATATCCCCGATACACCGACGACTGGTTCAACAG CCATGGAACTCGTTGTGCCGGCGAAGTGGCTGCTGCCAGAGATAATGGAATTTGCGGCGTTGGCGTTGCTTATGACAGCAAAATCGCAG GCATTCGCATGCTGGACCAGCCCTACATGACGGACCTAATCGAGGCCAACTCCATGGGCCACGAGCCGCACAAAATCCACATCTACAGCGCCTCCTGGGGTCCCACCGATGATGGCAAGACGGTGGATGGTCCCCGGAATGCCACCATGCGAGCGATAGTCCAGGGCGTGAATGAG GGTCGAAATGGCCTCGGGAACATCTATGTTTGGGCCTCCGGCGACGGCGGCGAGGAGGACGACTGCAACTGCGACGGCTACGCCGCCTCCATGTGGACCATTTCCATTAACAGCGCCATCAACGACGGCCAGAACGCCCACTACGACGAGAGCTGCAGCTCCACGCTGGCCTCCACGTTCAGCAACGGAGCCAAGGACCCCAACACGGGCGTTGCCACCACGGACCTCTACGGCAAGTGCACGACCACCCACTCGGGCACCAGTGCGGCGGCACCCGAAGCAGCGGGCGTTTTCGCCCTGGCCCTGGAGGCCAA CCCGCAGCTGACTTGGCGCGACATCCAGCATCTGACGGTGCTGACATCGAAGCGCAACTCTCTGTTCGATGCCAAGAACCGCTTCCACTGGACAATGAACGGCGTGGGCTTAGAGTTCAATCACCTCTTTGGGTTCGGCGTGCTGGATGCCGGCGCCATGGTCACACTATCCAAGCAGTGGCATGCAGTGCCTCCTCGTTACCACTGCGAGGCGGGCGAGCTCACCCAGCCACA GGCCATCGTCATGGGTCGCTCGCTCTTTTGGGAGATCAAAACCGATGCCTGCAAGGGCACTGACACGGAAGTGAACTACTTGGAACATGTCCAGGCGGTAATCTCGGCTAATGCCTCTCGACGAGGCGATCTGGAGCTTTTCCTTACATCTCCCATGGGCACCAA ATCCATGATCCTGTCGAGGCGGGCCAACGATGATGACCACCGCGACGGCTTCACCAAGTGGCCCTTCATGACCACCCACTCGTGGGGCGAGTATCCGCAGGGCACCTGGAAACTGGAG GCACGTTTCAACTCCCCGCAAACCCGACATGGCTATCTACTGGAATGGTCCCTGGTCCTCCACGGCACCAAGGAGGCGCCCTACCGCACCCTGCACCCCTCCTCGCCACACTCCAAGCTGGCCATTGTGAAGAAGGCGCACGAGGACAAGAAGATGAAGTAG